The following are encoded in a window of Roseimaritima ulvae genomic DNA:
- the ypfJ gene encoding KPN_02809 family neutral zinc metallopeptidase, whose amino-acid sequence MRLGGRRQSEHVDDRRRRRAAPAAAGGVGLLLMALVVWMMGGNPLQVLQNAPQGGGQAVQQGGQQVGAELTAEEQAAGEFASTILASTEDVWTPLFAQSGKTYRPAEMVLFRDAVQSACGNASSATGPFYCPADEKVYLDTSFFDQMARQLNAPGDFAQAYVIAHEVGHHVQNLMGRTDWMEQQRRRVSKTEYNRLSVRLELQADYYAGVWAHHEQARFGSLEEGDIREGLDAANAIGDDRLQRQATGRVVPDSFTHGTSEQRLRWFAAGLESGDLSGADTFSMPYERL is encoded by the coding sequence ATGCGTTTGGGTGGAAGACGGCAGAGTGAACATGTGGACGACCGTCGGCGGAGGCGTGCGGCTCCGGCGGCGGCCGGCGGCGTGGGCCTTTTGTTGATGGCCCTGGTGGTCTGGATGATGGGCGGCAATCCGCTGCAAGTCCTGCAAAACGCTCCGCAGGGCGGCGGGCAGGCCGTCCAGCAAGGCGGTCAGCAGGTCGGCGCCGAATTGACTGCCGAGGAGCAGGCGGCGGGCGAATTTGCGTCCACAATTTTGGCTAGCACCGAAGACGTGTGGACGCCGCTGTTTGCCCAAAGCGGCAAAACGTACCGACCGGCGGAGATGGTGTTGTTCCGCGATGCCGTGCAGAGCGCCTGCGGCAATGCGTCCAGCGCCACCGGCCCCTTCTACTGTCCGGCCGACGAAAAGGTGTATTTGGACACCTCCTTCTTTGATCAGATGGCTCGGCAACTGAACGCGCCGGGCGATTTCGCGCAGGCCTACGTGATCGCTCATGAAGTCGGGCACCATGTGCAGAACTTAATGGGCCGCACCGATTGGATGGAGCAGCAGCGGCGGAGGGTCAGCAAAACCGAATACAATCGACTGTCGGTGCGGCTGGAATTGCAAGCCGACTATTACGCCGGCGTCTGGGCGCATCACGAGCAGGCTCGGTTTGGCAGCTTGGAAGAGGGCGATATCCGCGAAGGCCTGGACGCCGCCAATGCCATCGGCGATGACCGGCTACAAAGACAAGCCACTGGCCGCGTCGTCCCCGATTCCTTCACGCACGGCACCAGTGAGCAACGTCTGCGCTGGTTCGCCGCCGGCTTGGAATCAGGCGACCTAAGCGGAGCGGACACATTCAGCATGCCATATGAACGGCTATAA
- a CDS encoding ion transporter, whose protein sequence is MHIHPKHPQQRPTKPGLRQNLYDIIFEAEESWGRAFDIGLLIAIMGSIAIVAIETLPSIQTNPGTVLWMARIELIFAILFGTEYAMRIYCTRYPWKYIFSFWGVIDLISFLPSLLVGFGSPRQNAFVIVRSMRLLRVFRILKLWRLMSEADVLGATIWRSRGKIVVFLAVVMVAVTISGTLMYHVENRPAADGTPSTSGFTSIPQSMYWAVVTMTTVGYGDIVPHTIAGKCISAALILLGYSLIIVPTGFVSAEFTAARREAAGQASRPPARRVCPACQADEHLQQAIFCHRCGTRL, encoded by the coding sequence TTGCATATCCACCCCAAGCACCCCCAGCAGCGTCCGACGAAACCGGGTTTGCGACAGAATTTGTACGACATCATTTTCGAAGCCGAGGAGAGCTGGGGACGCGCCTTCGACATCGGCCTGCTGATCGCCATCATGGGCAGCATCGCCATCGTCGCGATCGAGACCCTGCCTTCGATTCAAACCAATCCCGGCACCGTGCTCTGGATGGCCCGGATCGAGCTGATCTTTGCGATCCTGTTTGGGACGGAGTATGCGATGCGGATTTACTGCACGCGTTATCCCTGGAAATACATCTTTAGCTTCTGGGGCGTGATCGATCTGATCAGCTTCCTGCCTTCACTGCTGGTCGGCTTTGGCAGCCCACGCCAGAACGCCTTTGTGATCGTTCGCTCGATGCGACTGCTGCGGGTGTTCCGGATTTTAAAGCTATGGCGATTGATGAGCGAAGCGGATGTGTTGGGCGCTACGATCTGGCGTTCTCGCGGCAAAATCGTGGTGTTTTTAGCCGTCGTAATGGTAGCCGTCACGATCAGTGGGACGTTGATGTACCACGTGGAAAACCGCCCAGCCGCCGACGGCACCCCTTCGACGTCCGGCTTTACCTCGATCCCGCAATCGATGTACTGGGCCGTCGTGACCATGACCACGGTGGGGTACGGCGACATTGTCCCCCATACGATCGCCGGGAAATGTATCAGCGCGGCACTGATTCTGTTGGGCTACAGCTTGATCATCGTGCCCACCGGGTTTGTCAGTGCGGAATTCACGGCCGCGCGGCGCGAGGCAGCGGGACAAGCGAGCCGGCCGCCGGCGCGACGCGTCTGCCCGGCCTGCCAGGCCGACGAGCACCTGCAGCAAGCCATCTTCTGCCACCGCTGTGGCACCCGCCTCTGA
- the nadA gene encoding quinolinate synthase NadA produces MSTVAESEAQHPLPPYKSMENDVLEQRIEAVRQQLGDRLLILGHHYQQDEVIAHCDLRGDSYQLSQMAASSSACEKIVFCGVHFMAETADILANRPDRVEARDGRRIPVVLPDMAAGCSMADMAAINQVEAAWEDMGEIIDTEQVIPVTYINSAASLKAFCGRHGGIVCTSSNAQAVLQWAFERGQRVFFFPDQHLGRNTALKMGIDVEAMPVWDPYAMELGGNSEAALENSRVILWKGHCSVHQMFRPEHVQQFREKHAGIKILVHPECPREVNDLADVSGSTGKIIQTVKESPAGTKWAIGTELHLVNRLKQEHPEQEIHFLSPVLCMCATMYRIDLAHLCWSLENLRDGHPVNVIGVDDETSKWSLVALERMLAVR; encoded by the coding sequence GTGAGTACCGTCGCCGAATCGGAAGCCCAACATCCATTGCCGCCTTATAAGTCGATGGAAAACGATGTTCTGGAGCAGCGGATCGAAGCGGTTCGTCAACAGCTGGGCGACCGGTTGCTGATTCTGGGGCACCACTACCAACAGGATGAGGTGATCGCGCACTGCGACCTTCGCGGCGACAGTTACCAACTGAGCCAGATGGCGGCCAGCAGTAGTGCTTGCGAAAAAATTGTCTTCTGCGGCGTGCACTTTATGGCCGAAACGGCAGACATCCTGGCCAACCGCCCGGATCGCGTGGAAGCTCGCGACGGGCGCCGCATCCCCGTCGTCTTGCCCGATATGGCGGCCGGTTGCTCGATGGCCGACATGGCGGCGATCAACCAAGTCGAAGCGGCTTGGGAAGATATGGGCGAGATCATCGATACCGAACAGGTCATCCCGGTGACCTACATCAATAGCGCCGCCAGTTTAAAAGCGTTCTGCGGCCGCCACGGTGGGATCGTCTGCACCAGCAGTAATGCTCAAGCCGTTTTGCAATGGGCCTTCGAACGTGGCCAGCGAGTGTTCTTCTTCCCCGATCAGCATCTCGGACGCAACACCGCGCTGAAGATGGGGATCGACGTCGAAGCCATGCCGGTCTGGGATCCCTACGCCATGGAACTGGGCGGCAACAGCGAAGCGGCGCTGGAAAACAGCCGCGTGATCCTCTGGAAAGGACACTGCAGCGTGCACCAAATGTTCCGCCCCGAGCACGTTCAGCAGTTTCGGGAAAAACACGCCGGAATCAAAATCCTCGTGCACCCCGAATGCCCGCGCGAAGTGAACGACTTGGCCGACGTATCGGGCAGCACCGGAAAGATCATTCAAACGGTGAAAGAAAGTCCGGCGGGAACCAAGTGGGCGATCGGCACAGAACTGCACTTGGTCAATCGCTTAAAGCAGGAACATCCTGAGCAAGAGATTCATTTCCTCTCGCCGGTGCTGTGCATGTGCGCCACGATGTACCGCATCGACTTGGCACACCTTTGCTGGAGTCTGGAAAACCTCCGCGACGGACATCCCGTCAACGTGATCGGAGTCGATGACGAGACCAGCAAGTGGAGTCTCGTCGCGTTGGAACGCATGCTGGCCGTGCGCTAG
- a CDS encoding HTTM domain-containing protein → MIGCCSGLMQRVDRFLFASCSPATCVLLRVAYAALLLIYVSVWSLDAVRWFSDVGVLHVDTARTLSQGPSWALFFWLPATPTMVKVCLAILGIQSLCLLLGIGSRFQAACIFLWLVSFQSRNSLIADREDDVFRVFAFCLMFMPLDHAWSLGKRWWPQLYRRLTREANAGPTAAAVRDQAAAWGLRLLQIHLTLMYLSAAASKWLGVAWRDGSALFYVYQMDNLFGRGPLPEMITQSDHLIRLATWSVLVVETALPFALWYRRTRVAAVVLGIGLHLSIEYTMHLFLFQWIMVISLLSFIDLPSRTASKPKSA, encoded by the coding sequence ATGATCGGATGCTGCTCTGGTCTCATGCAACGTGTCGATCGTTTCCTGTTCGCATCCTGCAGTCCCGCGACCTGCGTGTTGCTGCGCGTGGCGTATGCCGCGTTGCTGTTGATTTACGTTAGCGTCTGGTCGCTCGATGCCGTGCGTTGGTTTTCCGACGTGGGCGTGCTGCACGTCGACACCGCGCGAACGCTGTCGCAAGGACCGTCCTGGGCATTGTTCTTCTGGCTGCCCGCCACTCCCACGATGGTCAAAGTTTGCTTGGCGATCCTCGGCATCCAAAGCCTATGTCTGCTGCTCGGAATCGGTTCGCGATTTCAGGCCGCCTGTATTTTTCTGTGGCTGGTCTCGTTTCAATCGCGGAACTCTTTGATCGCCGACCGCGAAGACGACGTGTTTCGCGTGTTTGCCTTTTGCTTGATGTTTATGCCGCTGGACCATGCTTGGTCGCTGGGGAAACGCTGGTGGCCCCAGTTGTATCGTCGGCTGACGCGCGAGGCGAACGCAGGTCCAACCGCCGCGGCAGTCCGCGATCAAGCGGCCGCGTGGGGACTGCGCCTGCTGCAGATCCACCTCACGCTGATGTACCTGTCGGCGGCGGCGAGCAAATGGTTGGGGGTGGCTTGGCGCGATGGTTCGGCGTTGTTTTACGTCTACCAGATGGACAATCTATTCGGACGTGGCCCCTTGCCGGAGATGATAACGCAGTCCGATCATTTGATCCGGCTGGCCACTTGGTCGGTGCTGGTCGTGGAAACCGCATTGCCCTTTGCACTGTGGTACCGCCGCACCCGTGTGGCCGCTGTCGTGCTGGGCATAGGGCTGCACCTGAGCATCGAATACACGATGCACCTATTCCTGTTTCAGTGGATCATGGTCATCAGCCTGCTGTCGTTCATCGACCTGCCCAGCCGCACAGCCAGCAAGCCCAAATCCGCGTAG
- the upp gene encoding uracil phosphoribosyltransferase → MDETTERLRCLRHPLVEHHLCAVRDKATRPAEFRAAVSRLAMVLGVAATEDLPTRQVRVETPITTTDGQQLDTRIAIVPILRAGLGLVEPVLTLLPDAQVWHLGLYRNEQTAEPVPYYDKLPTCGAPHVGLVLDPMLATGGSVELVIQRIQQWGVSDIRVLSVIASQPGIDRILRDYPHVRIFTCAVDPELNEQSFIVPGLGDAGDRIFDTPQG, encoded by the coding sequence GTGGACGAGACGACGGAGCGATTACGCTGTTTGCGGCATCCACTGGTAGAGCATCATCTGTGCGCGGTACGTGACAAAGCGACCAGACCGGCAGAATTTCGTGCCGCGGTCAGCCGGTTGGCGATGGTGTTGGGCGTTGCGGCGACCGAAGACCTACCGACTCGCCAGGTTCGCGTCGAAACCCCGATCACCACCACCGACGGCCAGCAACTGGATACCCGCATTGCCATCGTGCCTATCTTGCGAGCCGGACTGGGCTTGGTCGAACCGGTGCTGACGTTGTTACCCGATGCGCAGGTTTGGCATCTGGGCTTGTATCGCAACGAACAAACGGCTGAACCGGTGCCCTACTACGACAAACTGCCGACTTGCGGGGCGCCGCATGTGGGATTGGTGTTGGATCCGATGTTGGCCACCGGCGGATCGGTGGAGTTGGTCATTCAGCGGATTCAGCAATGGGGCGTGTCGGACATCCGCGTGTTGAGCGTAATCGCCTCGCAGCCTGGCATCGATCGGATCCTGAGAGACTACCCGCACGTTCGGATCTTCACCTGTGCGGTGGATCCGGAATTAAACGAGCAGTCGTTCATCGTGCCGGGATTAGGCGATGCCGGAGATCGGATTTTTGATACGCCGCAAGGTTGA
- a CDS encoding CehA/McbA family metallohydrolase domain-containing protein: protein MANSMQRQVRKRLTIKMLVWRLALVGAVLLSGSAAQAGGSFTLTAVDESTGEPVPTRVVFTRADGRPQIVRRTVPSGVGFVLDGEQLVALPNGAFQFQVIRGPEYRVITGNFSIDRDASDAHSVTLPRMVDMAAEGWWSGDPAVTTPLRLLPLLMQSEDLHFAGRVGEDPQTQIRLDRPLPTAAADAPWGPIEIRQDLAADQHGLLLVGTPESFTAADSAVSSDTIRAAVRQDVNAVVVENPFAWDVPIWLASGRIKAMFLMGDWLRLDRKITAVSGSRPPSEVGFRDAHGPGRWAEHVYWQMLNSGLQIAPLGGSGSQLKNHPVGYCRTYVHAAQDNRSPDPQPIGQQAWWDAALTGQSVITNGPLLRPTLGGEYPGHVFRAYSGEALEMSVELNLSTRDPVEYLEVVHNGNVFYSARLDEFAEAGGVIPPLRIEHSGWVIVRVVTLFEDHWRAAVSAPWYIHFDDRPRISKQAVQFFRDWLSEREAMLAKLPADQRAAHAPYVIAARNFWQQQAAAANAP from the coding sequence ATGGCGAATTCGATGCAGCGGCAGGTCCGAAAACGTTTGACGATAAAGATGTTGGTTTGGCGACTTGCTCTGGTTGGGGCGGTCCTGCTGAGCGGTTCGGCGGCACAGGCGGGGGGAAGTTTTACCTTGACGGCCGTGGATGAAAGCACGGGCGAGCCGGTTCCGACGCGAGTCGTGTTTACGCGCGCCGACGGACGCCCACAGATCGTCCGCCGCACGGTTCCCAGCGGCGTCGGGTTCGTGCTCGACGGCGAACAATTGGTGGCCCTACCCAACGGAGCTTTTCAGTTTCAGGTGATTCGCGGCCCGGAATACCGCGTGATCACGGGAAACTTTTCGATCGATCGCGATGCCTCCGATGCGCACAGCGTGACGCTGCCACGAATGGTCGATATGGCGGCCGAGGGCTGGTGGTCGGGCGATCCGGCGGTCACCACGCCGCTGCGGTTGTTGCCGCTGTTGATGCAAAGCGAAGACCTGCACTTTGCCGGACGTGTGGGCGAGGATCCCCAAACACAAATCCGACTCGACCGCCCCTTGCCCACCGCTGCGGCGGACGCTCCTTGGGGCCCCATCGAAATCCGCCAAGACCTGGCCGCCGATCAACACGGCTTGTTGCTGGTGGGAACACCGGAGTCGTTTACGGCGGCCGACTCGGCGGTTTCCAGCGACACGATTCGAGCCGCGGTACGGCAGGATGTGAACGCGGTGGTGGTGGAAAACCCTTTCGCCTGGGATGTTCCGATCTGGTTGGCTAGCGGCCGCATCAAGGCCATGTTCCTGATGGGTGATTGGCTGCGGCTAGACCGCAAGATCACCGCCGTGAGCGGAAGTCGGCCGCCCAGTGAAGTCGGGTTTCGTGACGCTCATGGTCCTGGACGATGGGCCGAACACGTCTACTGGCAAATGCTCAACAGCGGTTTACAGATCGCGCCGCTGGGCGGCAGCGGATCGCAGCTGAAAAATCACCCGGTGGGATACTGCCGAACCTATGTGCATGCGGCCCAAGACAATCGCTCACCGGATCCTCAACCGATCGGCCAACAGGCCTGGTGGGACGCCGCCTTGACCGGCCAGTCGGTGATCACCAATGGGCCGCTGCTGCGGCCTACACTGGGCGGCGAATATCCCGGGCATGTGTTTCGCGCCTATAGCGGCGAAGCGTTGGAGATGAGCGTCGAGCTGAATTTGTCGACGCGCGACCCGGTGGAGTACCTGGAAGTGGTTCACAACGGCAACGTGTTTTATAGCGCTCGACTGGATGAGTTCGCCGAAGCCGGCGGCGTGATCCCACCGCTGCGGATCGAACATAGCGGCTGGGTGATCGTGCGAGTGGTGACGTTGTTCGAAGACCACTGGCGAGCCGCCGTGTCGGCGCCCTGGTACATTCATTTCGACGACCGTCCGCGAATCTCCAAACAGGCCGTGCAATTCTTTCGCGACTGGTTATCCGAACGCGAAGCGATGTTGGCAAAATTGCCGGCCGACCAGCGCGCCGCGCACGCCCCCTACGTGATCGCGGCCCGCAACTTTTGGCAACAACAAGCCGCCGCCGCCAACGCCCCGTAG
- a CDS encoding DnaJ C-terminal domain-containing protein, which yields MAEDLYQVLGVGRDASKDEIQKAYRKLARKYHPDMNPDDDAAQEKFKRVQEAYDVLSDEEKREGYNRYGAEFERMRSGGFQGGGGGAAFDGLDLEQIFGGARGGGGGGGFEGGFGDFFEQLMGGGARGGARSGGSPFGGGRRAAQPPQRGSNIRHELTIPFQTAVQGGKTEFYLTRGGQPEKLSVSIPAGVSDGSKVRLRGKGAPSPNGGEPGDLILVLSVGPHPLYRRNGNHLELDLPITLKEAALGTKVDLPTPAGTLTLTVPAGSSGGKKLRLKGQGVAGKNGKKGDLLVRLQIQLPSEWSEADQTVLEELDQRHPLNPRHQLSW from the coding sequence ATGGCGGAAGATCTGTATCAAGTATTAGGAGTCGGGCGGGACGCATCGAAGGATGAAATCCAGAAAGCGTACCGTAAATTAGCACGCAAATACCATCCGGACATGAACCCTGACGACGACGCGGCGCAGGAGAAATTCAAGCGGGTCCAGGAGGCGTACGATGTGCTGAGCGATGAGGAAAAACGCGAGGGCTACAACCGCTACGGGGCCGAATTCGAGCGGATGCGGAGCGGCGGTTTTCAGGGCGGCGGCGGGGGAGCTGCGTTTGATGGTTTGGACTTGGAGCAGATCTTCGGCGGCGCCCGGGGCGGCGGCGGTGGAGGCGGTTTCGAAGGCGGGTTTGGAGACTTCTTTGAACAGTTAATGGGCGGCGGCGCGCGAGGTGGAGCCCGCAGCGGTGGGTCTCCCTTTGGTGGCGGTCGCCGGGCCGCTCAGCCGCCGCAGCGCGGCAGCAATATCCGCCACGAGCTGACGATCCCCTTCCAGACGGCCGTGCAGGGTGGCAAAACCGAATTCTATCTAACCCGCGGTGGGCAGCCGGAAAAATTAAGCGTTTCGATCCCGGCCGGCGTCAGCGACGGCAGCAAGGTGCGACTGCGCGGCAAGGGAGCCCCTTCGCCCAACGGAGGAGAACCCGGCGACCTGATTTTGGTCCTCTCGGTGGGACCGCATCCGCTGTACCGCCGCAACGGCAACCATCTGGAACTGGATCTGCCGATCACTTTGAAAGAAGCCGCCTTGGGAACCAAAGTCGATCTGCCCACGCCCGCCGGGACGCTGACCCTGACCGTGCCGGCCGGCAGCAGCGGCGGCAAGAAATTGCGGCTGAAAGGCCAGGGCGTGGCGGGCAAGAACGGTAAGAAAGGCGACCTGCTGGTGCGGCTGCAGATCCAATTGCCCAGCGAATGGAGCGAAGCGGATCAGACGGTCTTGGAGGAACTGGATCAGCGGCATCCGTTGAACCCGCGACATCAGCTGTCATGGTAG
- the rnpA gene encoding ribonuclease P protein component encodes MVGDYRFPKSVRLTGHEAFGPVIRRGGFAADQILVVHALPHAGSGSRFGVTIPKRTGNAVVRNRWKRHIREAIRHCRSEAAEGYDFVIRPKKDAPLDGRQIRQGLPKLLRRAVKRYAAGK; translated from the coding sequence ATGGTAGGCGACTATCGGTTCCCCAAATCGGTGCGGCTGACCGGTCACGAAGCGTTTGGTCCGGTGATCCGTCGAGGCGGGTTTGCCGCCGATCAAATCCTGGTGGTTCACGCCCTGCCGCACGCCGGCAGCGGCAGCCGGTTTGGGGTCACGATCCCCAAACGCACAGGCAATGCGGTGGTCCGCAATCGCTGGAAGCGGCACATTCGCGAAGCCATCCGGCACTGTCGCAGCGAGGCCGCCGAGGGCTATGATTTTGTCATCCGTCCCAAAAAGGACGCCCCGCTGGACGGTCGGCAGATCCGCCAGGGGCTGCCCAAACTGCTGCGGCGAGCGGTGAAGCGGTATGCGGCCGGGAAGTAA
- a CDS encoding TraB/GumN family protein: MFRSAVLALAAILPFALPGLSAQDAPAKPAGAALPADAVQPADAQPPAGPAETFVRVSQTDSGEPQGLDTAIVRFTGRPGTKHADAVVDLVGVVHIGQDDYYSKLKKRLAGYDVVLYELVAPDGTRIRPEDLQKRRSLLASMQTGMKDMLNLEYQLEKIDYMAKNFRHADMSPEEFSKDMQRRGDNFPKMIARMMGAGLAAQAKTGGSEFDILTALFSTDRAMMMKRAMATQLSDIEMATAGMDDENGDNTLIKGRNAKAFQVLEEVLKDGQKKVAVFYGAGHLNDMADRLRNDFDMTPVKTTWLQAWDLQSN, translated from the coding sequence ATGTTTCGATCTGCTGTGCTGGCCCTTGCCGCAATCCTGCCGTTTGCCTTGCCAGGGCTGTCCGCTCAGGACGCCCCCGCAAAACCGGCGGGCGCGGCCCTACCTGCGGATGCGGTCCAACCTGCGGATGCCCAACCGCCTGCCGGCCCGGCGGAAACCTTCGTGCGGGTTTCCCAAACCGATTCCGGCGAACCGCAAGGACTCGACACCGCCATCGTTCGCTTTACCGGACGCCCGGGGACCAAACATGCCGACGCCGTGGTCGATTTGGTGGGTGTCGTGCACATCGGCCAGGACGACTACTACAGCAAACTGAAAAAACGTCTGGCCGGTTACGACGTGGTGTTGTACGAACTGGTCGCCCCGGACGGGACCCGGATTCGTCCCGAAGACCTGCAGAAGCGACGCTCCCTGTTGGCCTCCATGCAGACCGGCATGAAAGACATGCTGAACCTGGAGTACCAGCTGGAAAAAATCGACTACATGGCCAAGAACTTTCGGCATGCGGACATGAGCCCCGAAGAGTTCAGCAAGGACATGCAGCGGCGCGGTGATAACTTTCCCAAAATGATCGCTCGCATGATGGGCGCCGGCCTGGCCGCGCAAGCCAAGACGGGCGGTTCGGAATTTGACATCCTGACGGCCCTGTTCAGCACCGATCGAGCCATGATGATGAAGCGTGCGATGGCGACGCAGCTGAGTGATATCGAAATGGCCACCGCGGGCATGGACGACGAAAATGGCGACAATACGCTGATCAAAGGACGCAACGCCAAAGCTTTCCAGGTCTTGGAAGAAGTTCTAAAAGACGGCCAGAAGAAGGTCGCCGTGTTCTACGGCGCCGGCCACCTAAACGACATGGCCGACCGCCTCCGCAACGACTTCGACATGACGCCCGTCAAAACCACCTGGCTACAAGCCTGGGATTTGCAGAGCAACTAA
- a CDS encoding flagellar export chaperone FliS, with protein MTSAHNSEQYLAQSVLNASPARLRLMLIERGLQLASSLAAMPPESLDPVAFSDQTLRLRDILGELLSGVAVGETEVAKQVSDLYVFLLQHLTAAEQQHDPVSWREIATVLEIERETWQLACAQTSAPAAAAAATADPAGNAAAPAAKVPLAKIPLVKVPAPHADMGSASPRSSSLNLEA; from the coding sequence ATGACCAGTGCTCATAACAGCGAACAGTACCTCGCCCAAAGTGTCCTCAACGCGTCCCCGGCCCGTCTGCGGTTAATGCTGATCGAACGCGGCCTGCAACTGGCCAGCTCGCTGGCAGCGATGCCGCCCGAATCGCTCGACCCGGTGGCCTTCAGTGACCAGACCCTGCGGCTCCGCGATATCCTGGGTGAATTGCTCTCGGGCGTCGCGGTAGGGGAAACGGAAGTGGCCAAGCAGGTCTCGGATCTGTACGTCTTTTTGCTGCAGCACCTGACCGCGGCGGAACAGCAACACGATCCGGTTAGCTGGCGGGAAATCGCCACCGTCCTAGAAATCGAACGGGAAACCTGGCAACTGGCCTGTGCCCAAACCAGTGCCCCCGCCGCCGCGGCAGCCGCGACCGCCGATCCCGCGGGCAACGCTGCCGCCCCGGCCGCCAAGGTGCCGCTGGCCAAAATTCCACTGGTCAAAGTTCCGGCTCCCCACGCCGATATGGGCTCCGCGTCGCCCCGCAGCAGTTCGCTGAATCTGGAAGCCTGA